The Desmonostoc muscorum LEGE 12446 genome includes a region encoding these proteins:
- a CDS encoding beta strand repeat-containing protein, which produces MAIIIGTSGNDTLQGGFDYYDYNDTLTGGGGNDIIFFDGGSNYINTITDFGGVGKGTNPTAAVIAEVDTLSFQLYSAFTAQNLLLTQNGTSLSIGFQGFGQYKFILENFALENLDNLTKSTGATVDLGNILFYGQTTITDSFDVFNANSTQSTVFRKNTVTFLNDLSNNVSGFDNSNDVINGQGGDDIIEGLSGNDILRGGAGNNTLNGGVGDDSLYADSPSSNNVFNGGDGNDFLSISGGDYYNSYAPGYDDRSLGNNTLNGGAGDDTLSASGSLGDNLLDGSDGNDSLSISGSVTGEQYTASDSGSDGDNTLNGGAGDDTLSASGSSGDNLIFGGDGNDFLDISGFVNQYYDSYFDSRSSGNNLLSGGDGNDTLTASGATGNNTLNGGNGDDSLIGGGGKDSLTGGGGKDIFVYKGLSNYTINTGTHTIADFGGVGKGTNPTAAVIAEVDTLIFQDDSNFTADNLLLTQNGTSLEISFQGYGDTRFILENFALENLDNLTKSTGATVDLGNILFYGQTTITDSFDVFDANSTRSTVFRRNTVTFLNDLDNNVTGFDNSNDVINGQGGDDIIEGLSGNDILRGGDGNNILNGGDGNDTLDGGTGNNTLNGGNGNDFLNLYSPSTLVTQTVDGSAGNDSLSVSYSSATTGITSTFDATNNIGAISTTQGTTVLSYKNIEQLNIIGTDYDDYIVGSNGNDTLTSGNDSNDTIDGGAGEDFLDISRSTGDNLVNGGDGNDYLLGSSNSYYDESGTFVSRLVSGNNTLNGGVGNDILTLFYSTGNNLLDGGDGDDSLTVSLASGDNTLTGGNGDDSLTGGNGDDSLTGGSGDDTLTGGNGNDRLTGGGGQDKFVYGYYYTDDTPTHTIADFGGVGKGTNPTAAVIAEVDTLIFQDDSRFTAKNLLLTQNGTSLSISFQGYGNTRFILENFALENLNNLSKSTGASVDLGNILFYGQTSTTDSFDVFDANSTQSTVFRTNTVTFLNDLDNNVTGFDNSNDVINGQGGDDIIDGLSGNDLLRGGAGNNTLNGGDGDDTLDGGTGNNTLNGGNGNDSLNFYSLSTLVTQTVDGSAGNDTLFVSYRNATTGITSTFDATNNIGAISTTQGTTVLSYKNIEQLNIIGTDYDDYIVGSNGNDRLNSGNGGNDTIDGGVGEDFLHIISSTGDNLVNGGDGNDNLGASSNYYYYNELGERVDVVVSGNNTLNGGVGNDALYINSSTGDNLLDGGDGNDFLDASLASGDNTLNGGNGNDTLVDGNGNDTLYGGVGNDTFYGGVGTNTFVFNSFNEGLDTIDYFNPTNELIQVSATGFGGGLSIGVLSTSQFTIGTSATTSTERFIYNSTTGALFFDQDGSAGAFTQVQFARLSTGLSSLTNNNFVVV; this is translated from the coding sequence ATGGCAATTATCATTGGAACCAGCGGTAACGACACCCTACAGGGCGGTTTTGATTACTACGATTACAACGACACCTTAACTGGTGGCGGTGGCAACGATATAATATTTTTTGACGGCGGCTCAAACTACATTAATACGATCACCGATTTCGGTGGAGTAGGTAAAGGAACAAACCCCACAGCAGCAGTCATTGCCGAAGTGGATACCCTAAGTTTCCAGTTGTATAGTGCCTTTACTGCTCAAAATTTGCTCCTCACCCAGAATGGCACAAGTTTGTCAATCGGCTTTCAAGGGTTTGGTCAATACAAATTCATCCTGGAAAACTTTGCCCTGGAAAACCTGGATAACCTCACCAAATCCACTGGAGCCACTGTAGATTTGGGTAATATTCTGTTTTATGGGCAAACTACCATCACCGACAGCTTTGATGTCTTCAATGCTAACTCCACCCAAAGCACTGTCTTTAGAAAAAACACAGTTACCTTCCTAAACGACCTATCCAACAATGTTAGTGGATTTGACAATTCAAATGATGTCATCAATGGTCAAGGGGGTGATGACATTATTGAAGGCTTAAGTGGCAATGACATTTTGCGGGGTGGTGCCGGCAATAATACCCTCAACGGTGGAGTTGGTGACGATAGTTTGTATGCTGACTCCCCCTCAAGCAATAATGTGTTTAATGGTGGCGATGGCAATGATTTTCTCTCCATCTCTGGCGGAGACTACTACAACTCCTACGCACCAGGCTACGATGATCGCTCTTTAGGCAACAATACTCTCAACGGTGGTGCTGGTGATGATACCTTAAGTGCTAGCGGTTCATTAGGCGATAATCTCTTAGATGGGAGCGATGGCAATGATTCTCTCTCCATCTCTGGGAGTGTAACGGGTGAGCAGTACACAGCGTCTGACTCTGGCTCAGATGGCGATAACACCCTCAATGGTGGTGCTGGTGATGATACCTTGAGTGCTAGTGGTTCATCAGGCGATAACCTAATTTTTGGAGGCGATGGCAATGATTTTCTAGATATATCTGGCTTTGTTAACCAATATTATGACTCTTACTTCGACTCTCGCTCATCTGGCAATAACCTCCTCTCTGGGGGCGATGGCAATGATACTCTAACAGCCTCTGGTGCCACTGGTAATAATACCCTCAACGGTGGTAATGGCGATGATAGCCTTATAGGTGGTGGTGGTAAGGATAGCCTCACAGGCGGGGGTGGTAAAGATATATTTGTTTACAAAGGCTTAAGCAACTACACGATTAATACTGGCACTCACACAATCGCCGATTTCGGTGGAGTAGGTAAAGGAACAAACCCCACAGCAGCAGTCATTGCCGAAGTCGATACTCTGATATTCCAGGACGATAGTAACTTCACTGCCGACAATTTGCTTCTCACCCAAAATGGCACAAGTTTGGAAATCAGCTTTCAAGGGTATGGTGATACCAGATTCATCCTGGAAAACTTTGCCCTGGAAAACCTGGATAACCTCACCAAATCTACTGGAGCTACTGTAGATTTGGGTAATATTCTGTTTTATGGGCAAACTACCATCACCGATAGCTTTGATGTCTTCGATGCCAACTCCACCCGAAGCACTGTCTTTAGACGAAACACAGTCACCTTCCTCAACGACCTCGACAACAATGTTACCGGCTTTGACAATTCAAATGATGTCATCAATGGTCAAGGGGGTGATGACATTATTGAAGGCTTAAGTGGCAATGACATTTTGAGGGGTGGCGATGGCAATAATATTCTCAACGGTGGCGATGGCAATGATACTCTCGATGGTGGCACTGGCAATAACACCCTCAATGGAGGCAATGGCAATGATTTCTTAAATTTATACTCCCCATCTACCTTGGTGACTCAGACAGTAGATGGCTCAGCAGGTAACGATAGCTTGTCTGTCAGTTATAGCAGTGCTACCACGGGAATTACTTCGACTTTCGACGCCACTAATAACATCGGAGCAATTTCTACGACTCAGGGCACAACAGTACTTAGCTACAAAAATATCGAACAATTAAATATCATAGGTACAGACTACGATGATTATATTGTCGGAAGCAATGGTAATGATACCCTCACCTCAGGCAATGACAGCAATGACACAATAGATGGCGGCGCTGGTGAAGATTTCTTGGATATTAGCCGGTCAACAGGGGATAACCTCGTCAATGGAGGCGATGGCAATGATTATTTGCTAGGCTCTAGTAATTCCTATTACGACGAATCAGGAACATTTGTTAGTCGTTTGGTATCAGGCAATAACACCCTCAACGGTGGTGTTGGTAACGATATTCTGACACTTTTCTATTCGACAGGGAATAATCTACTAGATGGGGGCGATGGTGATGATTCTCTGACGGTCTCTTTGGCCTCTGGTGACAACACCCTCACAGGTGGCAATGGCGATGATAGCCTCACAGGTGGTAATGGCGATGATAGCCTCACAGGTGGCAGTGGCGATGATACTCTCACAGGTGGCAATGGCAACGATCGCCTCACAGGTGGCGGTGGTCAGGATAAATTTGTTTACGGCTACTACTACACGGATGATACTCCCACTCATACGATCGCCGATTTCGGTGGAGTAGGTAAAGGAACAAACCCCACAGCAGCAGTCATTGCCGAAGTCGATACCCTGATATTCCAGGACGATAGTCGTTTCACTGCCAAAAACTTGCTCCTCACCCAGAATGGCACAAGTTTGTCAATCAGCTTTCAAGGGTATGGTAATACCAGATTCATACTGGAAAACTTTGCCCTAGAAAACTTGAATAACCTGAGCAAATCCACTGGAGCCAGTGTAGACTTGGGCAATATTCTCTTTTATGGGCAAACCAGCACCACCGACAGCTTTGATGTCTTCGATGCCAACTCCACCCAAAGCACTGTCTTTAGAACAAACACAGTCACCTTCCTCAACGACCTCGACAACAATGTTACCGGCTTTGACAATTCAAATGATGTCATCAATGGTCAGGGAGGTGATGACATCATTGATGGCTTAAGTGGTAACGACTTGCTGCGGGGTGGTGCAGGCAATAACACCCTTAATGGTGGCGATGGCGATGATACTCTCGATGGTGGCACTGGCAATAACACCCTCAATGGAGGCAATGGCAATGATTCCTTAAATTTCTACTCTCTATCTACCTTGGTGACTCAAACAGTAGATGGCTCAGCAGGTAACGACACCTTGTTTGTCAGTTATAGGAATGCTACCACGGGAATTACTTCGACTTTCGATGCCACTAATAACATCGGAGCAATTTCTACGACTCAGGGCACAACAGTGCTTAGCTACAAAAATATCGAACAATTAAATATCATAGGTACAGACTACGATGATTATATTGTCGGAAGCAATGGTAATGATAGGCTCAACTCAGGCAATGGCGGCAATGACACAATAGATGGCGGCGTTGGTGAAGATTTCTTACATATTATCTCGTCAACAGGGGATAACCTCGTCAATGGAGGCGATGGCAATGATAATTTAGGGGCTTCTAGTAATTATTACTATTACAACGAATTAGGAGAACGTGTTGATGTTGTGGTATCAGGCAATAACACCCTCAACGGTGGTGTTGGTAACGATGCATTGTATATTAACTCTTCAACAGGCGATAATCTACTAGATGGGGGCGATGGTAATGATTTTCTGGATGCCTCTTTGGCCTCTGGTGACAACACCCTCAATGGTGGCAATGGCAATGATACCCTCGTAGATGGCAATGGCAATGATACCCTCTATGGAGGAGTTGGCAATGATACCTTCTATGGAGGAGTTGGTACTAATACCTTTGTTTTCAATAGTTTCAATGAAGGACTTGATACTATTGATTACTTCAACCCCACTAATGAATTAATTCAGGTATCGGCTACTGGCTTTGGTGGGGGATTATCAATAGGTGTACTTTCAACTAGTCAGTTTACAATCGGAACATCTGCAACCACTAGTACTGAGCGATTTATTTATAACTCCACTACAGGTGCATTGTTCTTTGACCAGGATGGCAGTGCAGGCGCATTTACTCAGGTACAGTTTGCACGATTATCTACTGGGTTGTCGTCATTAACCAACAACAATTTTGTAGTTGTTTAA
- a CDS encoding IS5 family transposase, whose translation MAYSSNLTDAEWEIFEPLLQEILPTKKQTRPTNWPKRDIFNGILYQLKNGCNWQDLPKDLPPYSTVYWHYKQWRAAGVFEELMSVLHGQVREQVKKKPHWTTLIIIDSQAVKNTCNASVESKGFCFYKATNGIKRHLAIDTLGFPFFTLCTRANVSDDAGLIEMFTLNIDYFKSKPIDIPKITILLDHGYHPEYLTQELERIYPEIMTKIQFQLSTKPSKQEKAAQGKSGFVPAIARWVIERSNAWMERCKILVKNFERTLVSATAKLNICFIRLMIKRLAAPS comes from the coding sequence ATGGCGTATTCCAGCAACCTCACTGATGCAGAATGGGAAATTTTTGAACCCTTATTGCAAGAGATATTACCGACTAAGAAGCAGACTCGACCGACCAACTGGCCAAAGCGAGATATCTTCAATGGAATTCTCTATCAACTAAAAAATGGATGCAATTGGCAAGACTTACCTAAAGACCTCCCCCCTTATTCCACTGTATATTGGCACTACAAACAGTGGCGAGCAGCCGGGGTATTTGAGGAACTGATGAGTGTCTTACATGGACAAGTGCGTGAACAGGTAAAAAAAAAACCGCACTGGACGACATTGATCATCATTGACTCCCAAGCAGTGAAAAATACCTGCAACGCCAGTGTGGAGTCGAAAGGTTTTTGCTTCTACAAAGCCACCAACGGTATTAAAAGGCATTTGGCTATTGACACCCTTGGGTTTCCCTTTTTTACGCTCTGTACTCGCGCCAATGTCTCGGATGATGCCGGATTAATTGAGATGTTTACTCTCAACATCGACTACTTCAAGTCAAAACCTATCGATATTCCCAAGATTACTATCCTGCTAGATCATGGGTATCACCCAGAATATTTGACTCAGGAGTTAGAGCGAATTTACCCAGAGATCATGACCAAAATTCAGTTTCAACTTTCTACGAAACCCTCAAAACAAGAGAAAGCGGCACAAGGAAAATCTGGATTTGTTCCGGCAATAGCTAGATGGGTGATCGAACGCTCCAATGCTTGGATGGAGCGCTGTAAAATTCTGGTTAAGAACTTTGAACGAACCCTGGTTAGTGCCACTGCCAAACTCAATATCTGCTTCATCAGGCTAATGATTAAGAGGCTTGCAGCACCTTCTTAG
- a CDS encoding patatin-like phospholipase family protein yields MENNNGKNDEKFRILSLDGGGIRGLITALILQEVEKQIQEVEGKEQSLLTYFDMIAGTSTGSVLAAGIATGQPIKKLINMYEKRGKEIFPSHGNWSLSNLVERAKLIGKYGLFAPKYDNTGLCNVLKDFFTENGKEIILENVGRKPVDRKPVDRKKRGQEKPSPILLILAYDTLYRNTTFFTNYYSIEEYPNNTPWYSNKPLWKICASSASAPTFFPGFELSNWETSNITCTENQKLQARWSYPHVDGGVTVNNPSLCAIARALDWGYRTHLTSCEVLN; encoded by the coding sequence ATGGAAAATAACAACGGCAAAAACGACGAAAAATTTAGAATTCTCAGTCTAGATGGTGGTGGTATTCGGGGCTTAATAACAGCGCTTATACTTCAAGAAGTAGAAAAACAGATACAAGAAGTTGAAGGTAAAGAACAAAGTTTACTAACTTATTTTGATATGATTGCAGGGACTTCTACTGGCTCTGTTTTAGCAGCAGGTATTGCTACTGGGCAACCAATAAAAAAGCTGATTAATATGTATGAGAAACGAGGAAAAGAAATATTTCCCTCTCATGGGAATTGGAGTCTTTCAAATCTAGTAGAAAGAGCAAAATTAATTGGGAAATATGGATTATTTGCACCTAAGTATGATAATACTGGCTTATGTAATGTTTTAAAGGACTTTTTTACAGAAAATGGAAAAGAAATTATTTTAGAAAACGTAGGTAGAAAGCCAGTAGATAGAAAGCCAGTAGATAGAAAAAAGCGAGGACAAGAAAAACCTAGTCCAATTTTGTTAATTCTTGCCTACGATACCTTATATAGAAATACGACTTTTTTTACTAATTACTATTCTATAGAAGAATATCCTAACAACACTCCCTGGTACTCCAATAAACCTCTTTGGAAGATTTGCGCTAGTTCTGCATCCGCTCCTACCTTCTTTCCTGGATTTGAATTATCAAATTGGGAAACATCAAATATCACCTGCACAGAAAATCAAAAACTACAAGCACGATGGAGTTATCCTCATGTTGATGGTGGAGTAACTGTTAACAATCCTTCTCTATGTGCGATCGCCCGTGCTTTAGACTGGGGCTATAGAACCCATTTGACATCTTGTGAGGTTTTGAATTAA
- a CDS encoding DUF3131 domain-containing protein: MLYKHHQQKLLRWVALFLVGTFLQLLFYIPTPVLSQNSNNCSNITVPLTPEEQTYARGAWQYFVKNYQPATGFTNSTGGYPSGTLWDMGNYLMALNAARWLNLTDQADFDARLNKFLTTLNSLKLFEDALPNKVYNAATGQMVDYGNNPIERGIGWSALDVGRILAAFDVIRSCHPQYNDWLKGIVAKWQVARSLKDGQLFGATVLPDNKTLLVQEGRLGYEEYGARGYQLWGFSAPKAIAFEPFKLVEINGVQIPVDTRDFQSTNANNYVVSESYILDGIEFGLQGELADFAARVLDVQKRRYDTTGQLTAVTEDNIDQAPYFLYNTVYANGANWATITDANQPYPQFRSISTKAAFGWRYLFPDNPYAQKVFDAVKDLRSPDDSGYYAGIYEESKQPNKALTGNTNGLILEILYYKARGNRPLIASGSVSVSTGKPSENATPSNQSNSTVTTPSPTPADTSKITEVAVAPIPPVGSLQPSSNLKLERPLSVIERRYAEAAWRYFQANYHSKSGLIDDRSDFKGATLWGLGDYLTALHAARSLDIINPKEFEGRTRHLLAALTKLPLFAGELPSRGYDTRTLQSIDYGGNPIPEGNGWSALDLGRMLAALYNLKTCHPEYTSAVDKIVLDWSYLRVVREGILSSATVSKEEDGRSLIRVKPETRLGYEEYAARAFQLWGFNVDNSAVGGEYQTASVEGVKVPVQRHRTDTNSKVNQYTVSNPFLLYALEFGLDPQMRSLFEPIFQAQAERYRRTSILTASATTLIDRKPYTVHSTITGQGDAWVALGDDGQPVPKGRLVSTAVAFAYHALLPENKYSQELLQATTDLYNPSAGFYEGFYETTGKTAIGFTSSTNSMILQSLLYKLMNGQPLIRPTTTMNSPWWVAVTKGDSGRGLPNTAIQRTKLISDGSGSYWASTSKNTPLVTGTKTTE; encoded by the coding sequence ATGCTATACAAGCACCATCAACAAAAACTGTTGAGATGGGTTGCATTGTTCCTAGTTGGAACATTTCTGCAATTGTTGTTTTACATTCCGACACCAGTCTTATCCCAAAATTCCAATAACTGTAGCAATATTACAGTTCCTCTGACACCTGAAGAACAAACTTATGCTCGTGGTGCTTGGCAATATTTTGTGAAAAACTATCAGCCAGCAACGGGATTTACTAACTCTACTGGGGGTTATCCTTCCGGTACGCTCTGGGATATGGGTAATTATCTGATGGCGTTGAATGCTGCACGCTGGTTGAATCTCACTGACCAAGCAGACTTTGATGCACGTCTTAATAAGTTTTTGACGACTCTCAACAGCCTGAAGTTATTTGAGGATGCGTTACCTAATAAAGTCTATAACGCAGCCACGGGACAGATGGTTGATTATGGCAACAATCCCATTGAACGGGGTATTGGTTGGTCTGCTTTGGATGTCGGGCGGATACTGGCGGCGTTTGATGTCATCCGCAGCTGTCATCCTCAGTATAATGATTGGCTCAAGGGAATTGTAGCAAAGTGGCAGGTAGCGCGATCGCTCAAAGATGGACAACTGTTTGGCGCTACTGTTCTCCCTGACAACAAAACACTACTGGTGCAAGAAGGACGACTCGGCTACGAAGAATACGGCGCTAGAGGTTATCAACTTTGGGGCTTTTCTGCACCCAAAGCTATTGCTTTTGAGCCGTTTAAGTTAGTGGAAATTAATGGCGTGCAAATTCCCGTTGATACCCGTGACTTTCAAAGCACTAACGCTAATAATTACGTTGTCAGTGAGTCTTATATTCTTGATGGTATTGAATTTGGCTTGCAAGGTGAGTTAGCTGATTTTGCTGCTAGGGTCTTAGATGTGCAAAAACGGCGTTATGACACCACAGGCCAGTTGACTGCGGTTACAGAAGACAATATCGACCAAGCACCTTATTTTCTCTACAACACTGTTTACGCCAACGGTGCAAACTGGGCAACTATTACCGATGCTAACCAGCCTTATCCCCAGTTTCGCAGCATCAGCACCAAAGCTGCTTTTGGTTGGCGCTATCTTTTTCCCGATAATCCCTATGCCCAAAAAGTTTTTGATGCTGTTAAGGATCTCCGCAGTCCCGATGATAGTGGTTACTATGCTGGTATTTACGAAGAATCAAAGCAACCGAATAAAGCTTTGACAGGTAATACTAATGGGCTAATTTTGGAGATTTTATACTACAAAGCTAGGGGAAATCGCCCTTTAATTGCTTCTGGTTCTGTAAGTGTGTCTACTGGCAAGCCCAGTGAAAATGCAACACCCTCAAATCAATCGAATTCTACTGTTACAACTCCTAGCCCAACCCCTGCGGATACTTCTAAAATTACAGAAGTGGCTGTTGCACCGATTCCACCAGTGGGTAGTCTGCAACCATCATCTAATCTCAAACTAGAAAGACCACTGTCGGTAATTGAACGACGCTATGCAGAGGCGGCTTGGCGATACTTTCAAGCAAATTATCATTCCAAGAGTGGGCTGATTGACGATCGCAGTGATTTCAAAGGTGCAACTCTCTGGGGCTTAGGAGATTATCTCACAGCCCTCCATGCGGCGCGATCGCTCGATATCATTAACCCCAAAGAATTTGAAGGGCGCACCCGACATCTTTTAGCAGCCTTGACAAAATTACCTTTATTTGCTGGCGAATTACCGAGTCGGGGTTACGATACCAGAACGCTGCAATCAATAGATTATGGTGGAAATCCGATTCCAGAAGGAAATGGCTGGTCGGCTTTAGATTTGGGCAGGATGTTGGCAGCGCTTTACAACTTAAAAACCTGTCATCCAGAATACACATCTGCGGTAGATAAAATTGTGTTGGATTGGTCATACTTGCGTGTGGTGCGGGAGGGTATTCTTTCCAGTGCTACAGTTAGCAAAGAGGAAGATGGGCGATCGCTGATCCGTGTCAAACCTGAAACCCGCTTGGGTTATGAAGAATATGCCGCTCGTGCTTTTCAATTATGGGGGTTCAATGTTGACAATTCTGCTGTTGGCGGTGAATATCAAACTGCCTCAGTAGAGGGAGTGAAAGTACCAGTCCAACGCCATCGCACAGATACTAACTCCAAAGTTAACCAATACACAGTTAGCAATCCTTTCTTACTCTATGCTTTGGAATTCGGACTAGATCCACAAATGCGATCGCTCTTTGAGCCAATTTTCCAGGCGCAAGCCGAACGTTACCGTCGTACCAGCATCCTCACAGCCTCAGCTACCACCTTAATCGATCGCAAGCCTTACACTGTCCACAGTACAATTACTGGACAAGGCGATGCTTGGGTAGCTTTAGGAGATGACGGTCAACCTGTACCAAAGGGGCGATTGGTAAGTACAGCAGTAGCTTTTGCTTATCATGCTTTGCTTCCAGAAAACAAGTATAGTCAAGAATTACTGCAAGCAACGACTGATTTATATAATCCATCGGCTGGATTTTATGAAGGCTTCTATGAAACCACGGGTAAAACGGCGATAGGCTTCACTAGCAGCACCAACAGTATGATTTTGCAATCCTTGCTTTACAAACTGATGAATGGACAACCCCTAATTCGTCCGACTACCACCATGAACTCTCCTTGGTGGGTGGCAGTAACTAAGGGTGATTCTGGGCGAGGTTTACCCAACACCGCAATACAACGAACCAAGTTAATTTCTGATGGTTCTGGAAGTTACTGGGCTTCAACTAGCAAAAATACTCCACTAGTAACTGGCACAAAAACCACAGAATAA
- a CDS encoding glycosyltransferase, with the protein MTSVSILDNSANFSGNSRSLLKKRTLLFRYLAEINLIFGIWYLQWRITHSINFDALWISIPLLIAEIYSYFGGVMFVIGLWRPLVRQIKSLDQMTPPIPRSDWPTVDVFVTCYNEPPEIVEETAKAALAMDYPPTKLRIYVLDDGNSADMRTMTERLCIEDLQSPQLQQEAERIDAEHSCLLERLKQLENLTPNTQAAEEWLQTSSQPEAFASEFVKSLRQFILWLPPQHQSISDSPTETLRERLTTERKALEEAIRKKELELVELARFRYIARPKPAGVPHHAKAGNLNYAIFSGETSGQFILTLDADHIPKAQFIKRVLPYFYNYNIFTGKYEQNQIAFVQTRQDFYNIPPGDPFGHRANLFYGPLQQGKDGMNAAFYTGTNALLRREALISVGLQYFADEFAKDEKRLNEFQLIGGVSSNSITEDMNTAMRLHGAGWKSIYHNELLAEGLAPDDLSSTLKQRLRWAQGTIQVLLRENPLTKPGLSFWQRLHYFKTMYSYFSGFATLVFIACPIIYFFTDIIPVKTYGPDFAIHFFPAFIINRLTFLAATWGIPAREVWRSEQYAIALFPLLIQAVWSVFTGQKLNFQVTPKQRQSGIYLRLVWPQVVVFILTILGILWSLYRFAIGHLNYPEVHLLNSAWAIYNLLLLSAIIRASVWQPPKEA; encoded by the coding sequence ATGACTTCAGTTTCTATTCTTGATAATTCCGCGAACTTTTCCGGTAACAGTCGCTCGTTACTCAAAAAAAGAACGCTGTTATTTCGTTATTTGGCAGAAATCAATTTAATTTTTGGAATTTGGTATTTGCAATGGCGCATCACTCATTCTATTAATTTTGATGCACTTTGGATCTCTATTCCTTTGCTAATAGCAGAAATTTATAGCTATTTCGGTGGCGTGATGTTTGTGATTGGCTTGTGGCGGCCTTTAGTTAGACAAATTAAATCTCTTGACCAAATGACTCCACCGATACCCAGATCGGATTGGCCAACAGTGGATGTGTTTGTAACATGCTACAACGAGCCACCGGAAATTGTAGAAGAAACTGCTAAAGCTGCTCTAGCAATGGATTACCCGCCAACCAAGTTACGTATTTATGTGCTAGATGATGGTAACTCGGCTGATATGCGAACAATGACAGAAAGATTGTGTATTGAGGATTTGCAGTCACCACAACTACAGCAGGAAGCAGAACGAATTGATGCAGAACACTCTTGTTTGTTGGAACGCTTGAAGCAACTGGAAAATCTCACACCTAACACTCAAGCCGCTGAAGAATGGCTACAAACATCATCACAACCAGAGGCGTTTGCTAGCGAATTTGTGAAAAGTCTGCGACAGTTTATTCTTTGGTTACCTCCACAGCATCAAAGTATAAGCGATTCTCCTACGGAGACGCTACGCGAACGCCTCACTACCGAACGCAAAGCCTTAGAAGAAGCTATTCGTAAAAAAGAACTAGAACTAGTTGAACTGGCTCGTTTTCGCTACATTGCTCGTCCCAAACCAGCTGGTGTACCCCACCACGCTAAAGCGGGTAACCTCAATTACGCAATTTTTTCTGGGGAAACTTCAGGACAGTTTATTCTTACCCTAGATGCTGACCATATTCCCAAAGCACAATTTATTAAGAGAGTTCTACCTTATTTCTATAATTATAATATTTTCACAGGAAAATATGAGCAGAATCAAATTGCTTTTGTCCAGACCCGTCAGGATTTTTACAACATTCCTCCGGGCGATCCTTTTGGACATCGAGCTAATTTATTTTATGGACCACTCCAACAAGGTAAAGATGGCATGAATGCCGCTTTTTATACAGGCACAAATGCACTTTTGAGGCGGGAAGCACTGATTAGTGTAGGACTGCAATATTTTGCTGATGAATTTGCCAAAGACGAAAAACGTTTAAATGAATTTCAATTAATTGGTGGTGTATCCAGCAACAGTATTACAGAAGATATGAATACAGCAATGCGTCTACATGGCGCTGGATGGAAATCTATTTATCACAATGAATTGCTAGCAGAAGGTTTAGCACCAGATGACCTCAGTTCTACTCTTAAACAACGGCTACGCTGGGCACAAGGCACTATTCAAGTGCTACTGAGAGAAAATCCGTTAACAAAGCCAGGGCTAAGTTTTTGGCAGAGGTTGCATTATTTTAAAACGATGTACAGCTATTTTTCTGGTTTTGCAACTCTGGTTTTTATTGCTTGTCCAATTATCTATTTTTTTACGGACATTATTCCGGTTAAAACCTACGGACCTGACTTTGCCATACACTTTTTCCCAGCGTTTATTATCAATCGGCTGACTTTCCTTGCAGCCACATGGGGTATTCCAGCCAGAGAAGTTTGGCGTTCCGAACAATATGCGATCGCTTTATTTCCCTTATTAATCCAAGCTGTATGGAGTGTATTTACAGGACAAAAACTCAATTTCCAAGTAACACCTAAACAACGGCAATCCGGTATTTATCTCAGGCTAGTTTGGCCACAGGTTGTTGTTTTTATATTGACTATTTTGGGGATATTGTGGAGCCTTTATCGGTTCGCAATTGGTCATCTTAATTATCCTGAAGTTCACCTACTCAATAGTGCGTGGGCTATTTATAACTTGTTACTTTTGTCGGCTATCATCCGCGCATCTGTTTGGCAACCTCCGAAAGAGGCGTAA